The following DNA comes from Macrobrachium rosenbergii isolate ZJJX-2024 chromosome 5, ASM4041242v1, whole genome shotgun sequence.
atatatatatatatatatatatatatatacatagagagagagagagagagagagagagagagagagagagagagagagagacgattatcTCAACCGTTGCGTCGATCTCCTCATAGCTGACCCCAATGGCCGCCCATTGTCCTGACAGAAAAAGACAAATCGCTCCCATCCTCGTTGCTGTAAGGATTTCGGGGAGGGAGAAGAGAAGAGCAGCAGACATCCTGTCGATCCTCTCATGAACGATGTCCTGATAAAGCTTTCTCCCAGgatcctcctcattttcttcctttttttcttccttcgccAAGCAATCCTTTTCGTCGGTTTTCGGCTCGACAGCcgccccccccaccctcctctaTTACCCCAACTCCACACACACCCCCATACGAACTCCCCACACTCACACCCCAACTCAAAACTTAAACTCCCCACCCCAACTCCACATTCACCCCCCTATTCCAACTCCCCATTAACACCCCTCCACCCCAAATAACTCCACACTCACCCTCTATTCCAACTCCCCACTCAGACCCCTCCACCCCAAAGAACTCCACACTCACCCCACTATCCCAACTCCCCACACTCACACCCCTCACTTCAACTCCACATTCACCCCCCTATCACAACTCCCCACTCACGACCCTCCACCCCTAAGAACTCCACACTCACCCCCTAACCCAACTCCCCTCTCACACCCTCCACTCCAACTCCACATAACCCCACCTATCTCACACTCACATCCCCTTACCCTAACTCATTCTCACACACCCCAACTCCCACTCAAACCCTCCACCCAAACTCTCCACTCACACCCCCACCCAACTCCACATCCCCGCACCATCCCAACTCCCCACTCACACCCCCACCCGAACTCCACACTCGCACTCCACCCACCTAACCATCGACTCACCCCCTACCCCAACTCCACACTCACCCCAACATCAACCATCCACTCACATCCCCTTTCCAAACTCCTCACACCCCTCACCCCAACTCCACACTCACATCCCTCTCCGAACTCCCCACACTCACCCCCCAACCTCAACTCCCCAGACTCACCCCTCATTCCAACTCCCCACTCACACCACTCCAAAGCCATCCCCACCCACTCGTTCTTCCGTGTTTTCCTTCCGCATTTTTTTGGGAGGAAAGCATCGTTCGGTCCAAGGTCCTCTAAGCTATAGGCTGTTAGTCCTTCTCGGGCATTCGTAAGTCAAGGGTTTCCTGTCCCTCTTTCCtcataaaagttaaaaaagtcAATGCAGTGAAATGTTCGATC
Coding sequences within:
- the LOC136838927 gene encoding uncharacterized protein → MLCFHLCCGGSFVASGTLELKPRVKPLHPKELHTHPTIPTPHTHTPHFNSTFTPLSQLPTHDPPPLRTPHSPPNPTPLSHPPLQLHITPPISHSHPLTLTHSHTPQLPLKPSTQTLHSHPHPTPHPRTIPTPHSHPHPNSTLALHPPNHRLTPYPNSTLTPTSTIHSHPLSKLLTPLTPTPHSHPSPNSPHSPPNLNSPDSPLIPTPHSHHSKAIPTHSFFRVFLPHFFGRKASFGPRSSKL